The following proteins are co-located in the Paroedura picta isolate Pp20150507F chromosome 18, Ppicta_v3.0, whole genome shotgun sequence genome:
- the ST8SIA2 gene encoding alpha-2,8-sialyltransferase 8B isoform X1 — protein sequence MPPPLPCRSWTLALLTLLVGILIFADISEIELELGNSGGRGATRSVGSGIPSKSNRAEVGISGASSPTAGDRSNGSVKHLVRLGLANWKHNQTLSLKIRKHILKFLDAEKDISVLKGTLKPGDIIHYVFDRDSTMNVSQNLYALLPRTSPLKGKHFRTCAIVGNSGILLNSACGEEIDAHNFVIRCNLAPVQEYTQDVGMKTDLVTMNPSVIQRAFEDLVNDTWREKLLQRLHSLNGSILWIPAFMAKGGKERVEWVNELILRHHINVRTAYPSLRLLHAVRGYWLTNKVYIKRPTTGLLMYTLATRFCNRIHLYGFWPFPRDQDQNPVKYHYYDSLKYGYTSQASPHTMPLEFKALKALHQQGALKLTVGECEGAT from the exons GAATTCCGGAGGCCGAGGGGCTACCCGATCAGTGGGGAGCGGAATACCTAGCAAATCGAATAG AGCTGAAGTGGGAATCAGCGGCGCTTCCTCTCCTACGGCCGGTGACAGAAGCAACGGAAGCGTTAAGCACCTTGTTCGGCTGGGCCTGGCCAACTGGAAGCACAACCAGACGCTCTCTTTGAAGATCAG AAAACACATCTTGAAGTTTCTGGATGCCGAGAAAGACATTTCGGTGCTGAAAGGGACTCTGAAGCCTGGAGACATCATCCACTACGTCTTCGACAGGGACAGCACCATGAATGTTTCCCAAAACCTCTATGCGCTCCTACCCAGGACCTCGCCGCTGAAGGGCAAGCACTTCCGGACCTGCGCGATCGTGGGCAACTCGGGCATTCTCCTGAACAGCGCCTGCGGGGAGGAAATCGATGCGCATAACTTTGTGataag GTGCAACCTTGCTCCGGTGCAGGAGTACACCCAGGATGTCGGGATGAAGACAGACCTGGTGACCATGAACCCTTCAGTCATCCAACGGGCCTTCGAGGACCTGGTGAATGACACCTGGCGGGAGAAGCTACTGCAGCGGCTGCACAGCCTCAATGGAAGCATCCTTTGGATCCCGGCCTTCATGGCCAAAGGGGGCAAGGAGCGAGTGGAGTGGGTCAACGAGCTGATCCTCAGGCATCACATCAACGTCCGTACCGCCTACCCCTCTCTGCGCCTCCTGCACGCTGTACGCGG GTATTGGCTGACTAACAAAGTGTACATTAAACGCCCGACCACCGGACTGCTGATGTACACCCTGGCGACGCGCTTCTGTAACCGGATCCATCTGTACGGCTTCTGGCCTTTCCCCCGGGACCAGGACCAAAACCCGGTCAAGTACCACTACTACGACAGTCTGAAATACGGCTACACGTCCCAAGCCAGCCCGCACACCATGCCCTTGGAGTTCAAAGCTCTGAAGGCCCTGCACCAACAGGGCGCCTTGAAACTCACGGTGGGGGAGTGCGAGGGGGCCACGTAG
- the ST8SIA2 gene encoding alpha-2,8-sialyltransferase 8B isoform X2: MAEPDRARRDQSGRLRLGTGSVLLRRGSRNSGGRGATRSVGSGIPSKSNRAEVGISGASSPTAGDRSNGSVKHLVRLGLANWKHNQTLSLKIRKHILKFLDAEKDISVLKGTLKPGDIIHYVFDRDSTMNVSQNLYALLPRTSPLKGKHFRTCAIVGNSGILLNSACGEEIDAHNFVIRCNLAPVQEYTQDVGMKTDLVTMNPSVIQRAFEDLVNDTWREKLLQRLHSLNGSILWIPAFMAKGGKERVEWVNELILRHHINVRTAYPSLRLLHAVRGYWLTNKVYIKRPTTGLLMYTLATRFCNRIHLYGFWPFPRDQDQNPVKYHYYDSLKYGYTSQASPHTMPLEFKALKALHQQGALKLTVGECEGAT; encoded by the exons GAATTCCGGAGGCCGAGGGGCTACCCGATCAGTGGGGAGCGGAATACCTAGCAAATCGAATAG AGCTGAAGTGGGAATCAGCGGCGCTTCCTCTCCTACGGCCGGTGACAGAAGCAACGGAAGCGTTAAGCACCTTGTTCGGCTGGGCCTGGCCAACTGGAAGCACAACCAGACGCTCTCTTTGAAGATCAG AAAACACATCTTGAAGTTTCTGGATGCCGAGAAAGACATTTCGGTGCTGAAAGGGACTCTGAAGCCTGGAGACATCATCCACTACGTCTTCGACAGGGACAGCACCATGAATGTTTCCCAAAACCTCTATGCGCTCCTACCCAGGACCTCGCCGCTGAAGGGCAAGCACTTCCGGACCTGCGCGATCGTGGGCAACTCGGGCATTCTCCTGAACAGCGCCTGCGGGGAGGAAATCGATGCGCATAACTTTGTGataag GTGCAACCTTGCTCCGGTGCAGGAGTACACCCAGGATGTCGGGATGAAGACAGACCTGGTGACCATGAACCCTTCAGTCATCCAACGGGCCTTCGAGGACCTGGTGAATGACACCTGGCGGGAGAAGCTACTGCAGCGGCTGCACAGCCTCAATGGAAGCATCCTTTGGATCCCGGCCTTCATGGCCAAAGGGGGCAAGGAGCGAGTGGAGTGGGTCAACGAGCTGATCCTCAGGCATCACATCAACGTCCGTACCGCCTACCCCTCTCTGCGCCTCCTGCACGCTGTACGCGG GTATTGGCTGACTAACAAAGTGTACATTAAACGCCCGACCACCGGACTGCTGATGTACACCCTGGCGACGCGCTTCTGTAACCGGATCCATCTGTACGGCTTCTGGCCTTTCCCCCGGGACCAGGACCAAAACCCGGTCAAGTACCACTACTACGACAGTCTGAAATACGGCTACACGTCCCAAGCCAGCCCGCACACCATGCCCTTGGAGTTCAAAGCTCTGAAGGCCCTGCACCAACAGGGCGCCTTGAAACTCACGGTGGGGGAGTGCGAGGGGGCCACGTAG